A stretch of Planococcus citri chromosome 5, ihPlaCitr1.1, whole genome shotgun sequence DNA encodes these proteins:
- the LOC135846237 gene encoding uncharacterized protein K02A2.6-like yields the protein MRELEIYLSNIHSVQRSDLPTPVAQRLEALLEKYSCVFEPTIGEIKDHVESLHFKPDAEPKFLKARPVPIALRSKIEDELDRLVANGVLEKVETSEWASPIVPVVKKNAVRITGDYSGTVNPQIFIDQYQFPGYDEITTQMSNEEGSEVHSSVLDVYSAFLHMPTDEKTSDALVINTHRGLYCPKRIFFGVGSAPAKFQKWMDGKFRRKGRVVVHDDIHLSAASIEEHFRLLEDTLRICKEANLRLNRSKCRFFERKVKFVGYTIDANGVHETDNKVLAVLNVPAPTNPTEVKSFLGLVGFYSKFVPHLATIAAPLHRLTRQSEDFIWTDECEQSFQHVKQEIASERVLTRYDPKKPIVLSVDASPVGLGAVIAHSINGEERPIEFASRMLTDTERKYTQLDKEALAIKWAVTKFFNYLYGQRFVLYTDSEPLTHIFGPHRKKLPALSATRMMHYALYLQQFVFDIKYRRSEKNGNADALSRLPLPASSDDLFASKDDIAVFHVSQMDKLPVTKRELAKATVKDPETRSILDGLRAGKIYNSPYTCEGDILFMGMRVYVPSALRSSVLQELHKGHIGASKMKSLARSHVYWPKIDKDIENITKKCQSCVENASDPKKTSHYSWEPASAPMERIHIDFATINGKILFLIVDAFSKWVEVDIVPSTSSKSAISSLESFFTTFGIAQTVVSDNGTAFTSSEFKEFAENVGFCHKTSAPFHPATNGQVERFVATVKNSLKRLPGTDLQQKLNEALFAIRRAPHTTTGISPAKRFLGRELNSPLNLSAVAKAKSKPTPIS from the coding sequence ATGCGAGAGTTGGAAATTTATCTCAGCAATATTCATTCCGTTCAGCGCTCCGATCTGCCTACACCAGTGGCCCAACGATTAGAAGCCCTGTTGGAAAAGTATTCGTGCGTTTTTGAGCCTACCATCGGTGAAATTAAAGACCACGTCGAATCGTTACACTTCAAACCAGATGCTGAACCAAAATTCCTGAAAGCTCGACCCGTACCGATCGCTCTACGGTCCAAAATTGAGGACGAGTTAGATCGTTTAGTCGCCAACGGAGttctcgaaaaagttgaaaccagTGAATGGGCTTCGCCGATCGTACCAGTCGTTAAAAAGAACGCTGTTCGCATTACAGGCGATTACAGTGGAACCGTTAATCCACAAATATTCATCGACCAATACCAGTTTCCTGGCTACGACGAAATTACAACGCAAATGTCCAACGAAGAAGGCTCCGAAGTTCACTCGTCAGTACTCGATGTTTATTCGGCGTTCCTGCACATGCCAACTGACGAAAAGACAAGCGACGCTCTCGTTATCAACACGCACCGCGGACTTTATTGCCCGAAACGCATTTTCTTCGGCGTGGGTTCAGCTCCGGCAAAGTTCCAAAAATGGATGGATGGAAAATTCCGCCGTAAAGGTCGCGTAGTTGTGCACGACGATATTCATCTCTCAGCAGCCAGCATCGAAGAACATTTTCGTCTGTTGGAAGACACTCTTAGAATCTGCAAAGAAGCTAATTTACGCTTGAACCGTTCGAAATGCCGTTTTTTCGAACGCAAAGTAAAGTTTGTTGGATACACGATTGACGCGAATGGAGTTCATGAGACCGACAATAAAGTTTTAGCAGTTCTCAACGTTCCTGCACCCACCAACCCAACGGAGGTGAAATCGTTTCTTGGTCTCGTCGGTTTTTACTCGAAGTTTGTCCCTCATCTGGCGACAATAGCAGCTCCGTTACATCGTTTAACTCGTCAAAGCGAAGATTTCATCTGGACAGACGAATGCGAACAAAGTTTCCAGCATGTCAAACAAGAAATTGCGTCAGAACGTGTACTCACTCGCTACGATCCGAAAAAACCAATCGTTTTGTCCGTCGACGCCAGTCCAGTTGGACTCGGTGCAGTAATCGCTCATTCTATCAACGGCGAAGAACGTCCCATCGAATTCGCTTCACGTATGCTTACCGACACCGAGCGAAAGTATACCCAACTCGACAAAGAGGCACTTGCGATTAAATGGGCCGTCACGAAGTTTTTCAACTATCTGTACGGACAAAGGTTCGTTTTATACACCGATTCAGAGCCCTTGACTCATATTTTTGGGCCTCACCGAAAGAAGTTGCCAGCGCTTAGCGCTACTCGTATGATGCATTACGCGTTATACCTTCAACAGTTCGTTTTCGATATCAAGTACAGACGCTCAGAGAAGAACGGTAACGCCGATGCCCTCTCCAGATTACCTCTTCCTGCTTCATCCGACGATCTGTTCGCGAGCAAAGACGACATCGCAGTTTTCCATGTCTCACAGATGGACAAATTACCTGTTACGAAACGCGAACTCGCGAAAGCTACGGTTAAAGATCCGGAAACACGTTCCATTCTCGATGGTCTACGCGCAGGAAAAATCTACAATTCGCCTTACACCTGTGAAGGTGACATTTTATTCATGGGTATGCGCGTCTACGTTCCGTCTGCTCTGCGTTCATCGGTTCTTCAAGAACTTCATAAAGGCCACATCGGCGCATCGAAAATGAAATCGCTCGCTCGATCTCACGTATATTGGCCTAAAATCGACAAAGACATCGAAAACATCACGAAGAAATGTCAATCTTGCGTCGAAAACGCAAGTGACCCGAAGAAGACTTCTCATTATTCGTGGGAACCAGCGTCCGCGCCTATGGAGCGCATTCATATTGATTTTGCGACCATCaacggtaaaattttatttttgatcgtTGATGCATTCTCGAAGTGGGTCGAAGTCGATATCGTCCCCTCTACGTCATCGAAGTCTGCGATATCAAGCTTGGAATCGTTTTTCACCACGTTTGGTATTGCTCAAACAGTAGTCTCCGATAACGGAACAGCGTTTACAAGTTCCGAGTTCAAGGAATTCGCAGAGAATGTCGGTTTCTGCCATAAAACGAGTGCTCCGTTTCACCCAGCAACCAATGGCCAAGTCGAACGTTTTGTGGCCACtgtaaaaaattcgttgaaaaggTTGCCTGGCACCGACTTGCAGCAGAAGCTGAACGAAGCGTTATTTGCGATCCGCCGAGCTCCGCATACGACAACGGGAATTTCTCCAGCCAAACGCTTCTTGGGCCGCGAGCTAAATTCTCCGTTAAATTTATCTGCCGTTGCCAAGGCAAAGTCGAAGCCAACGCCGATCTCTTGA